The proteins below are encoded in one region of Leucoraja erinacea ecotype New England chromosome 26, Leri_hhj_1, whole genome shotgun sequence:
- the LOC129709755 gene encoding keratinocyte-associated protein 3-like, with the protein MCRRDNPLDRKQLMKIGIALIITGHLNFVLGAIVHGTVLRHLTLPGNGIVAEYSVTTIFAAISGILTICTGIAVIVLSGNIPRTFLQYVVFTSSMFNSLITIACVLALGASVVVTIANGGRTLLAVCHLNSFKDVIQVTNECPFDPTRIFDTTLAMWVPCLLLTGLESFLSIKSFFISMNLLGAKKQREQVIRKPLEQIQEVDEDSELLAATTVKFWV; encoded by the exons ATAATCCACTGGATAGAAAGCAGCTGATGAAAATAGGAATTGCTTTAATTATAACTGGCCACTTGAACTTCGTACTTGGAGCGATTGTCCATGGAACAGTCCTACGGCACCTCACTTTGCCCGGAAATGGCATTGTTGCCGAGTATTCTGTGACCACCATTTTTGCTGCAATCTCGGGAATACTG ACAATTTGTACTGGAATTGCAGTGATTGTGTTATCCGGGAACATTCCTCGAACATTCCTG CAGTATGTTGTATTCACAAGTAGTATGTTCAACTCACTCATTACCATCGCCTGTGTACTGGCACTGGGAGCCTCTGTGGTGGTGACCATTGCAAATGGAGGACGGACGTTGCTGGCAGTCTGTCATCTCAACTCCTTTAAGGATGTTATACAAGTAACAAACGAATGTCCGTTTGACCCAAccagaattttt GATACCACACTTGCAATGTGGGTTCCATGTCTGTTACTGACGGGTCTGGAGTCTTTCCTATCTATTAAAAGTTTTTTTATCTCAATGAACTTATTGGGAGCCAAGAAGCAACGTGAACAG GTCATACGAAAACCTCTGGAGCAAATTCAGGAAGTTGACGAAGACAGTGAACTCTTGGCAGCCACTACGGTGAAGTTCTGGGTGTGA